The following coding sequences lie in one Alloacidobacterium dinghuense genomic window:
- a CDS encoding Cof-type HAD-IIB family hydrolase: MSQFPIRSSSPVKLIAIDIDGTLLPSTGTIISERNRLALRQAQKAGVDIVIATGRRQAYAAPLIQPIGLNQETVLITSNGTIMRTLGGERMERAFLPLETARGLCGVLRQFGGTTVFTFDRDGKGELVIESLEQLHARIALWVEANRPWLEEVRPLEGAFDAGESPVQGMICGTLEEMDQAEEWLAASPFAERVEMHQTRYPARNLSILDILPPGCSKGVALQRLSARRGLRREEVMAVGDNYNDLEMLKFSGHPVLMGNASSELLAEGRDWGWHVAPTNDEDGVAQVIEDILCSQFAMGCDVSMVE, encoded by the coding sequence ATGTCTCAATTTCCGATCCGCAGCAGCTCCCCTGTAAAACTGATTGCCATTGATATCGACGGAACGCTTCTGCCTTCGACGGGCACCATTATCAGTGAGCGCAATCGGCTTGCCCTGCGTCAGGCTCAAAAGGCGGGTGTGGACATTGTGATTGCGACCGGGCGGAGACAGGCGTATGCGGCTCCCCTGATTCAGCCGATCGGGCTGAATCAGGAGACGGTGCTGATCACCTCGAACGGTACCATTATGCGAACTCTAGGCGGGGAGAGGATGGAGCGGGCTTTTCTTCCTTTGGAGACGGCGCGGGGGCTTTGCGGCGTTTTGCGGCAATTTGGCGGGACGACTGTTTTCACGTTTGACCGCGACGGCAAAGGTGAGCTGGTGATTGAGTCGCTGGAACAGCTGCACGCACGGATTGCGCTATGGGTGGAGGCGAACAGGCCGTGGCTTGAGGAAGTTCGGCCGCTGGAGGGGGCCTTTGATGCAGGAGAGTCTCCGGTGCAGGGTATGATCTGCGGCACGCTCGAGGAGATGGATCAGGCGGAGGAATGGCTAGCGGCGAGTCCTTTTGCCGAAAGGGTCGAGATGCACCAGACGCGCTATCCGGCAAGGAACTTGAGCATCCTTGATATCTTGCCGCCAGGGTGCTCGAAAGGGGTGGCCCTCCAAAGACTGTCAGCGCGGCGTGGGCTGCGGCGGGAAGAGGTTATGGCCGTTGGCGATAACTACAACGACCTGGAAATGCTGAAATTTTCCGGACACCCCGTGCTGATGGGGAATGCCTCGTCCGAACTGCTGGCTGAAGGACGGGACTGGGGTTGGCATGTGGCTCCCACCAACGACGAGGACGGTGTGGCGCAGGTGATCGAGGACATTCTTTGCAGTCAATTTGCGATGGGTTGCGATGTGAGCATGGTAGAGTGA
- the nrdR gene encoding transcriptional regulator NrdR — translation MKCPYCGFAQDRVVDSRESKEADSIRRRRECERCNKRFTTYERIDEIPYMVVKKDGRREKFERQKVLSGLLHACEKRPISASKMESLVDEAETFVIDSPERERTTTELGELLMNKLKALDTVAYIRFASVYRDFKDVREFKEELEQLLSGKEQGKKNKSAS, via the coding sequence ATGAAGTGTCCTTACTGCGGGTTTGCGCAAGACCGTGTGGTGGACTCGCGCGAAAGTAAAGAAGCCGATTCGATTCGGCGGCGGCGCGAGTGTGAACGCTGCAACAAGCGCTTTACCACCTATGAACGCATCGACGAGATTCCTTATATGGTGGTGAAAAAGGACGGGCGTCGGGAGAAGTTTGAACGCCAGAAGGTTTTGAGCGGACTGCTCCATGCGTGCGAGAAGCGGCCCATTTCGGCGAGCAAGATGGAATCGCTGGTGGATGAGGCGGAGACATTCGTAATCGATTCGCCCGAGCGCGAGCGGACGACGACCGAGCTTGGCGAACTGTTGATGAACAAGCTCAAAGCCCTTGATACGGTGGCCTATATTCGCTTCGCCAGTGTGTACCGAGACTTTAAGGATGTTCGCGAATTCAAGGAAGAGTTAGAGCAGTTACTGAGCGGGAAGGAGCAGGGGAAGAAGAACAAGTCGGCGAGCTAA
- a CDS encoding DUF1440 domain-containing protein, with amino-acid sequence MAEGERSALKGALAGLIGGLAGAGAKLVAEGIFPPRAAGQTPPTIVLAERVAGHPIAPEEKQAALDSIHWAFGALAGAVYGAMVEYEPSLGAWKGAAFGITLNKITHESLLPKMGLSAPTESQPARERIGEWVSHAVYGVVTDSVRRAARKAL; translated from the coding sequence ATGGCAGAGGGAGAACGATCGGCATTGAAAGGCGCTTTGGCCGGATTGATCGGCGGTTTGGCCGGGGCTGGGGCGAAGCTCGTCGCTGAAGGTATCTTTCCGCCGCGCGCTGCCGGACAAACACCTCCTACCATTGTGCTGGCGGAACGCGTGGCTGGACACCCAATTGCCCCTGAAGAAAAACAGGCCGCTCTGGATAGCATCCATTGGGCTTTTGGCGCGCTGGCGGGAGCGGTATATGGGGCAATGGTCGAATACGAACCGTCCCTCGGTGCCTGGAAAGGCGCCGCCTTCGGTATCACCCTGAACAAGATCACGCATGAATCGCTGCTGCCTAAGATGGGGCTGTCTGCACCAACGGAATCGCAGCCTGCGCGGGAGCGCATCGGTGAGTGGGTTTCGCACGCGGTCTATGGGGTGGTAACAGACTCGGTGCGGCGTGCGGCACGCAAAGCGCTGTGA
- a CDS encoding ABC transporter permease: MGTFLQDLRFAARQLWKHPTFTITAILTLALGIGANTAIFTVVQSILLAPLPYVDPSRIVALDTNWTDSGHVSRRVTGPDAADVRSQAHSLEALSMYEGGDMGVTLKDHAVFSRVAGVDVNFERVFGLTPIAGRLFSDSEAHHAALVSDRFARDNFGSAEAALGQTLRIENETLQITGVIPGSFDFPEKTQVWFALPLQPESTERTAFNYKAIGKLRAGVSVDAARSELGAISQRLQAAYPDANKNKQMMVVPLQEELTGKARPMLLLLFAAVGMILLIACVNVTHLELARSIERQRELAVRTALGSSRWQLRRLVMAESLLISLAGAALGIALAVPAVRTLVAMAPVGLPRAMEIHLNGWVLAFTLGLSLLTTVAASLVPARKAAKVDPSEALKQDSSRGLAGRSASALRSGLVVAEVAATFVLAVGAGLLLRTLVTLTARDMGYQTGRMLVVDADAPAHTVDEAQRVLQQYDQLFGQLAALPGVKRAAGIMGLPTGSHGSNGYYTVTGKGPMDVNHSPYADFSVASPGYFQTMGIPLKLGRDFNAQDNYSGQFVAVISESLARQSFGDANPIGKQIQCGLDSDKWMTIVGVVGDVRQDSPAANPGPTLYMPMKQHPFYATEIHIVLRTKVAPLTLMNAVQSEIMRTNSQIATKFTTMDTMVGESISAERFRSVLISSFAGLGLLLAMLGVYGMMAYSVAQRTFEIGVRMAFGAERNAILRMILSHTARLACWGIVLGMVASFAMTRLITSMLVGVSAADPLSLLLATVLLLITAAVAALAPAWRAAQVDPMVALRAE, translated from the coding sequence GTGGGAACCTTCTTGCAGGATTTGCGATTTGCAGCACGGCAATTGTGGAAACATCCGACATTTACCATAACTGCGATTTTGACGCTCGCGCTGGGAATTGGTGCGAACACGGCGATTTTTACTGTCGTTCAGTCGATTCTGCTGGCGCCTTTGCCGTATGTGGATCCCAGCCGAATCGTGGCGCTGGACACCAATTGGACAGACAGCGGACACGTAAGCCGCCGCGTGACTGGGCCGGACGCTGCCGATGTGCGCTCGCAAGCGCACAGTCTGGAAGCTCTGAGCATGTATGAAGGTGGCGACATGGGCGTGACGTTAAAGGATCACGCGGTATTTAGCCGTGTCGCTGGAGTCGATGTGAATTTTGAACGGGTCTTTGGACTGACTCCTATTGCTGGACGGCTCTTCAGCGATAGCGAAGCGCATCATGCGGCGCTGGTGAGCGATCGGTTCGCGCGCGACAACTTCGGCAGCGCCGAGGCGGCTCTGGGACAGACGCTTCGCATCGAAAATGAGACGCTGCAGATTACCGGCGTTATTCCTGGAAGCTTTGACTTTCCAGAGAAGACTCAGGTCTGGTTTGCACTTCCGCTGCAGCCCGAGTCGACGGAGCGGACAGCTTTCAATTACAAGGCAATCGGGAAGTTGCGGGCTGGAGTTTCTGTAGACGCGGCGCGCTCGGAGTTGGGAGCGATTTCGCAGCGGCTGCAGGCGGCATATCCGGATGCAAACAAGAACAAGCAGATGATGGTTGTGCCGCTGCAGGAGGAACTGACAGGCAAGGCACGTCCCATGCTGCTGCTTTTGTTTGCAGCGGTAGGGATGATTCTGCTGATTGCTTGCGTCAACGTGACGCATCTTGAACTGGCGCGGTCGATTGAGCGGCAGCGTGAGCTGGCGGTGCGTACAGCGCTGGGGTCGTCGCGCTGGCAACTGCGGCGGCTGGTGATGGCTGAAAGCCTGTTGATTTCGCTGGCGGGAGCGGCGTTGGGGATTGCCCTGGCGGTTCCCGCAGTGCGGACCTTGGTGGCCATGGCTCCGGTGGGTCTGCCGCGCGCGATGGAGATCCATCTGAATGGCTGGGTGCTGGCGTTTACGCTGGGGCTTTCCCTGCTGACTACGGTTGCGGCCTCGTTGGTGCCGGCGCGGAAGGCAGCAAAGGTCGATCCATCGGAAGCCTTGAAGCAGGACAGCTCGCGTGGTCTCGCCGGACGCAGTGCTTCGGCTCTGCGGAGTGGACTGGTGGTGGCGGAAGTGGCGGCTACGTTTGTGCTGGCGGTAGGCGCGGGGCTTTTGCTGCGGACGCTGGTCACACTTACTGCGCGTGATATGGGCTACCAGACAGGGCGCATGCTGGTGGTGGATGCAGACGCTCCAGCGCACACTGTGGACGAGGCGCAGCGTGTTTTGCAGCAGTATGATCAACTGTTTGGCCAACTGGCGGCGTTACCTGGGGTAAAGCGCGCCGCTGGCATTATGGGGTTGCCAACGGGAAGTCATGGGTCGAATGGCTACTACACGGTCACAGGTAAAGGGCCCATGGACGTTAATCATTCTCCATACGCGGATTTCAGCGTTGCGAGCCCGGGGTATTTCCAGACAATGGGGATTCCGCTGAAGCTGGGGCGCGATTTCAACGCACAGGACAATTACAGCGGCCAGTTTGTCGCCGTGATCAGCGAGTCGCTGGCGCGACAGAGTTTTGGCGACGCTAATCCGATCGGCAAGCAGATTCAGTGCGGGCTCGATTCCGACAAGTGGATGACGATTGTTGGAGTTGTCGGAGATGTGCGGCAGGATTCGCCTGCGGCTAATCCGGGACCGACTCTCTACATGCCGATGAAGCAGCATCCGTTTTACGCCACCGAGATCCATATCGTGCTCAGGACGAAGGTAGCGCCACTGACGCTGATGAATGCAGTGCAATCTGAGATTATGCGGACCAATTCGCAGATTGCGACGAAGTTCACCACCATGGACACGATGGTGGGCGAATCGATTTCTGCGGAGCGCTTTCGGTCGGTTCTGATCTCCTCATTTGCTGGCCTCGGGCTGCTGCTGGCCATGCTCGGCGTTTACGGGATGATGGCCTATTCCGTTGCCCAACGCACATTCGAGATCGGTGTTCGCATGGCCTTCGGCGCGGAACGGAACGCAATTCTGCGCATGATTCTGTCTCATACGGCGAGGCTCGCTTGCTGGGGAATCGTGCTTGGCATGGTTGCGAGCTTTGCGATGACGCGCCTGATTACGAGCATGCTGGTCGGTGTCAGCGCAGCTGATCCTCTGAGCTTGTTACTGGCGACTGTGTTGCTGTTGATTACGGCTGCGGTTGCGGCGCTGGCTCCCGCTTGGAGAGCGGCTCAGGTGGATCCCATGGTCGCGCTTCGGGCTGAGTAG
- a CDS encoding lytic transglycosylase domain-containing protein, which yields MQRTREIFGGILIGGALLASHAPARAAEHVTLRNGFDLICDHQQADGERVRLFLDSGSTNFVDVDTGEIVGVEHVDLPKAQNSKHAATAEDEKLTYQAMHEMLARAGEAHDLDVDLLASVVRAESGGNPHAVSRTGAQGLMQLMPKTAADLGVDNSFAPGANINGGTAYLDSLLKKYHDNLALALAAYNAGPAAVDRWHGIPPYRETRAYVARVIHEFNRRYAARMAEQKQVASIKPAVGR from the coding sequence ATGCAGCGGACCCGGGAGATTTTCGGCGGAATCTTGATCGGTGGTGCGTTGCTCGCATCGCATGCGCCTGCTCGCGCTGCAGAGCATGTGACGCTGAGGAACGGTTTCGATCTGATTTGCGACCATCAACAGGCGGATGGCGAACGGGTCCGGCTATTTCTTGATTCCGGCAGCACGAATTTTGTTGATGTTGACACGGGCGAGATTGTTGGCGTTGAGCATGTGGATCTGCCCAAAGCTCAGAATTCTAAGCACGCTGCAACTGCCGAAGATGAAAAGCTCACTTATCAGGCGATGCACGAGATGCTGGCGCGGGCCGGCGAAGCGCACGATCTTGATGTCGACCTACTCGCGAGCGTGGTGCGGGCTGAGAGTGGTGGTAATCCGCATGCGGTAAGCCGCACAGGGGCACAAGGGTTGATGCAGTTGATGCCGAAGACGGCTGCGGACCTCGGAGTCGACAACAGCTTTGCTCCTGGCGCCAATATCAATGGCGGAACGGCGTACCTCGATTCTTTATTGAAGAAGTATCACGACAATCTGGCGTTGGCGCTGGCAGCGTATAACGCGGGCCCGGCGGCGGTGGATCGGTGGCACGGGATTCCACCTTACAGGGAAACGCGGGCCTACGTCGCGCGGGTGATTCATGAATTCAACCGGCGCTACGCGGCTCGGATGGCAGAGCAGAAGCAGGTTGCTAGCATAAAGCCTGCGGTTGGGCGCTAA
- a CDS encoding carboxypeptidase regulatory-like domain-containing protein, translated as MKYAKGAAAGVCLLLLATAGCKKPADQSEKTGTYTQIDWNTAGTISGTIHLSGKMPAPVQIDMAQDPACNLGPTNFTEQYVGKNGNLQNVFVYVKDGLGTRIYPAPSTPVVIDQKGCRYTPHVVGAMVGQSISFTNSDPTMHNIHMLPTVGGNQTVDISQPPNGGAESRVFSQPELMIPVRCNNHPWMQAFINVVANPFFSVSDADGHFEIKGLPPGTYTVVADHEVLGEQPTTVTVTSKQTASLDFSFAAK; from the coding sequence ATGAAATATGCGAAAGGTGCAGCGGCGGGCGTATGCCTTCTGCTGCTTGCCACAGCAGGCTGCAAGAAGCCTGCGGACCAGTCAGAAAAGACGGGTACCTACACGCAGATCGACTGGAACACCGCGGGAACGATCAGCGGAACGATTCATCTCTCCGGGAAAATGCCTGCTCCGGTGCAGATCGACATGGCGCAGGACCCAGCCTGCAACCTTGGCCCGACCAACTTCACAGAGCAATATGTGGGCAAGAATGGCAACCTGCAGAATGTCTTTGTCTACGTAAAGGATGGGCTGGGAACCAGGATTTACCCCGCACCTTCGACGCCCGTGGTGATCGATCAAAAGGGATGCCGCTATACGCCCCACGTTGTGGGTGCGATGGTCGGGCAATCGATCAGCTTCACGAACAGCGATCCGACGATGCATAACATCCATATGCTGCCAACTGTTGGCGGTAATCAAACGGTTGATATCTCACAGCCACCGAACGGCGGCGCCGAATCGCGTGTCTTCAGCCAGCCGGAGTTGATGATTCCGGTGCGCTGTAATAACCATCCCTGGATGCAGGCCTTCATCAACGTGGTGGCAAACCCGTTCTTCTCGGTCAGCGATGCGGATGGCCACTTCGAAATCAAGGGATTGCCGCCCGGGACTTATACCGTTGTGGCGGATCATGAAGTTCTGGGTGAGCAGCCAACGACTGTGACGGTCACTTCGAAGCAAACCGCGTCGCTGGACTTCAGCTTTGCAGCGAAGTAA
- a CDS encoding isocitrate dehydrogenase (NAD(+)), whose amino-acid sequence MTEKKAHKVTLIPGDGIGPEVTEAVVRILETTGIKFEWERFAAGAEAFEKHKEYIPKELYESIERNKLALKGPVTTPVGGGFPSINVTLRKKFELYANFRPIKNLPGLETRYPNVDLVIIRENTEDLYVGLEHEVVPGVVESLKVITAKASTRIAQFAFDYARKANRKKIHAIHKANIMKLSDGLFLKCAREVAKGFPEITYGEHIVDNTCMQLVMNPYQYDMLLLGNLYGDIVSDLCAAFVGGLGLVPGANLGVETAIFEAVHGSAPDIAGKDIANPTALLQSAVLMLRHIDEEEAADKVQEALEKVYTEKKTLTRDVGGSSGTKAFADAVVKAIEEAA is encoded by the coding sequence ATGACTGAGAAAAAAGCACACAAAGTAACGTTGATTCCCGGAGACGGCATTGGGCCGGAGGTAACCGAAGCGGTGGTCCGCATTCTGGAAACTACGGGGATAAAGTTCGAATGGGAACGCTTTGCCGCAGGAGCGGAAGCGTTTGAGAAACACAAGGAATATATTCCGAAGGAATTGTATGAATCGATTGAGCGCAACAAGCTTGCCCTAAAGGGTCCAGTCACGACCCCGGTTGGAGGCGGCTTTCCTTCCATCAACGTGACGCTGCGGAAGAAGTTCGAACTCTATGCGAACTTCCGGCCGATCAAGAACCTGCCCGGTCTGGAGACGCGCTACCCGAATGTCGATTTGGTGATTATTCGCGAAAACACCGAAGATCTTTACGTTGGTCTTGAGCATGAAGTGGTGCCGGGCGTGGTTGAATCGTTGAAGGTGATTACGGCCAAGGCCTCGACGCGCATTGCGCAGTTTGCCTTCGACTACGCGCGTAAAGCGAATCGCAAGAAAATTCACGCGATTCACAAGGCCAACATCATGAAGCTCTCCGATGGCCTGTTTCTAAAGTGCGCGCGCGAGGTCGCCAAGGGCTTTCCCGAGATCACCTACGGCGAGCACATCGTGGACAACACCTGCATGCAGCTGGTGATGAATCCCTACCAATACGACATGCTTCTGCTTGGAAACCTCTACGGTGATATTGTCAGCGACCTGTGCGCCGCCTTTGTTGGCGGCCTGGGGCTGGTTCCGGGGGCGAACCTTGGGGTCGAGACTGCGATCTTTGAGGCCGTACACGGGTCTGCCCCGGACATCGCGGGAAAGGACATTGCCAACCCGACGGCGCTCTTACAGTCGGCGGTTCTCATGCTGCGGCATATCGATGAAGAAGAGGCTGCCGATAAGGTGCAGGAGGCTTTGGAAAAGGTCTACACCGAGAAGAAGACGCTCACGCGCGATGTGGGCGGGTCCAGTGGCACGAAGGCATTCGCTGATGCTGTAGTGAAGGCCATCGAAGAAGCAGCATAA
- the lysC gene encoding lysine-sensitive aspartokinase 3, with amino-acid sequence MKKLVVMKFGGTSVEDSVAIHRTAGIVAGKRKKGLQPIVVVSAMAKVTDQLLAAASAASRGDRSGALAITARLRSRHKEVACRLTAQARGEDASQCTNLTGAAYAATQTWIDIEFDAVDEILRGLAAVGELTPRISDMIVSYGERLSSRMIAEAFAARGLDGVHVDSRVCIITDAQHGKAIPQDALIEERLKEHVLPLAAESKTVVMGGFIGSTEKGVTTTLGRGGSDFTAALVGGGLHAEAIEIWTDVNGIMTADPRACPDALRVKTISFEEAAELAYFGAKVLHPATILPAVQKNIPVLVLNSRNPENEGTRIISLAPHCNSPFKSIAVKKRLTIIDVVASRMLMSHGYLKAIFDVFDKHKCPVDMVSTSEVSVSLTVDTNEKIPEIAADLSRLADVKYEGRKALVCMVGENIRGQNGIAGRVFGAIHHINIRMISQGASEINMSFMIDEDDADEAVRSLHAEFFENPDPEIFDVEARKSATAETTAGRA; translated from the coding sequence ATGAAGAAACTCGTTGTGATGAAGTTCGGCGGCACCTCCGTCGAAGATTCAGTGGCCATCCACCGGACGGCTGGAATCGTTGCTGGCAAGCGTAAGAAGGGCTTACAGCCTATCGTCGTGGTCAGCGCAATGGCCAAGGTCACCGATCAGTTGTTGGCCGCTGCCAGCGCAGCTTCACGGGGTGATCGCAGCGGTGCGCTGGCAATCACGGCGCGTCTTCGCAGCCGTCACAAGGAAGTTGCCTGCCGCCTCACGGCACAAGCACGCGGCGAAGATGCTTCGCAATGCACCAACCTTACTGGCGCCGCGTACGCTGCAACGCAAACGTGGATTGACATTGAATTCGACGCGGTCGATGAGATTTTGCGGGGCCTGGCGGCTGTCGGTGAGTTAACGCCGCGCATCAGCGACATGATTGTCTCCTATGGCGAGCGGCTTTCAAGTCGCATGATTGCCGAAGCTTTTGCTGCGCGCGGGCTGGATGGGGTTCATGTCGATTCGCGTGTCTGTATCATCACCGACGCGCAGCACGGCAAGGCGATTCCGCAGGACGCCTTAATTGAAGAACGCCTGAAGGAGCACGTGCTTCCGCTGGCTGCGGAGAGCAAGACCGTGGTGATGGGCGGCTTCATCGGCTCGACAGAAAAAGGCGTAACGACGACGCTCGGGCGCGGCGGATCAGACTTTACAGCCGCACTTGTTGGCGGTGGGTTGCATGCCGAGGCCATCGAAATCTGGACCGATGTGAATGGCATTATGACCGCTGACCCGCGTGCCTGCCCGGATGCTCTGCGGGTAAAGACGATCAGCTTTGAAGAAGCGGCGGAGTTGGCTTACTTCGGCGCAAAGGTGCTTCATCCGGCTACGATCCTCCCAGCGGTCCAGAAAAATATTCCGGTGCTGGTACTGAACTCGCGCAATCCGGAAAATGAGGGGACACGCATCATTTCGCTTGCGCCACATTGCAATAGTCCCTTCAAATCGATCGCAGTCAAGAAGCGGCTGACTATTATCGACGTGGTTGCGAGCCGCATGTTGATGTCGCATGGGTATTTAAAGGCGATCTTCGATGTCTTCGATAAGCACAAGTGCCCGGTCGATATGGTTTCTACTTCTGAGGTGAGCGTTTCGCTTACGGTCGATACCAACGAGAAAATTCCGGAGATTGCTGCCGATTTGAGCAGACTGGCCGATGTGAAATACGAAGGCCGCAAGGCGCTGGTCTGTATGGTGGGTGAGAATATCCGCGGGCAAAACGGAATTGCAGGGCGCGTCTTCGGGGCGATTCACCACATCAACATTCGGATGATCTCGCAGGGAGCGTCAGAAATTAACATGAGCTTCATGATCGACGAAGACGATGCAGACGAGGCAGTACGCTCGCTCCATGCTGAGTTCTTCGAGAATCCTGACCCTGAGATTTTCGACGTTGAGGCCCGCAAGAGCGCGACGGCCGAAACGACTGCAGGACGGGCGTGA
- a CDS encoding lysylphosphatidylglycerol synthase transmembrane domain-containing protein, with product MKKKNWIFWAVALAVLIAVVLVARNRINFRWDVFLHQLKQADWTRIGVGIALIWLAYCLRAVRWSIFLKPTKHVSPFELIGSMVIGFTGVALFGRLADLVRPYLVSRRTQIPLSAQIAVYTVERMFDMGAMALIFSTVLLFSPDRHSLPRPDLINKAALGGLLVAVFLALFTVFVRVSGRAVARVLGRAFAALSPRLGEQIAEKVLGFRDGLNAIGSMGDLLLVVVISLIHWSMIAFAYLETARAFVAEPILANMHLAQCMLLMAASMGSSIITLPVVGWFTQIGLTTAAMQAFFKVPWEPALGCGAVLLLVTFLSVIPLGLIWARFEHVSLKKVTEESEHAGEEIATQHEHHQVSESAG from the coding sequence TTGAAGAAAAAGAACTGGATATTCTGGGCGGTGGCCCTGGCGGTGCTGATCGCGGTGGTTCTGGTAGCACGGAACCGCATTAATTTTCGTTGGGATGTTTTCCTGCATCAGCTGAAGCAGGCTGACTGGACACGGATCGGAGTAGGAATTGCTCTGATCTGGCTCGCGTACTGCCTGCGTGCGGTGCGATGGTCCATTTTCTTGAAACCCACAAAGCATGTTTCGCCTTTTGAGCTGATCGGCTCTATGGTGATTGGATTTACTGGCGTCGCGCTCTTCGGGCGCCTCGCCGACCTTGTACGGCCTTACTTGGTCTCTCGACGTACGCAGATTCCGCTGAGCGCGCAGATTGCCGTGTACACGGTCGAGCGCATGTTCGATATGGGTGCGATGGCGCTGATTTTTTCGACCGTGCTACTGTTTTCACCTGACCGGCATTCGCTGCCGCGCCCGGATCTCATCAACAAGGCAGCGCTGGGTGGATTGCTCGTGGCTGTTTTCCTGGCGTTGTTTACCGTGTTTGTGCGGGTTTCGGGCAGAGCCGTTGCGAGAGTTTTGGGTCGCGCTTTCGCCGCGCTTTCGCCGCGTTTGGGGGAGCAAATTGCGGAGAAGGTCCTGGGTTTTCGCGACGGACTCAACGCAATCGGCTCCATGGGCGATCTCCTTCTAGTGGTTGTGATTTCCCTGATTCACTGGAGCATGATTGCCTTTGCTTATCTCGAAACTGCGCGTGCGTTCGTAGCTGAACCGATCCTGGCCAACATGCATCTTGCGCAGTGCATGCTGCTGATGGCTGCGAGTATGGGCAGCTCGATTATTACGTTGCCAGTGGTGGGATGGTTTACTCAGATCGGACTGACGACGGCGGCGATGCAGGCCTTCTTCAAAGTGCCGTGGGAGCCTGCGCTGGGCTGTGGCGCAGTTTTGCTGCTGGTGACTTTTCTGAGCGTGATTCCGCTTGGACTGATCTGGGCACGGTTTGAGCATGTCTCCTTGAAAAAGGTAACGGAAGAGAGCGAACATGCAGGCGAAGAAATTGCCACGCAACATGAGCATCATCAAGTGAGTGAGTCGGCGGGCTAA
- the asd gene encoding aspartate-semialdehyde dehydrogenase, producing MRRQKIGILGATGMVGQRFIQLLEHHPWFEIAWLAASDKSSGKSYGDAVKWKLDTTLPAHIAKMPVSPATPEGAPKVVFAALDSDIARDLEPKFAAAGCAVISNSSAFRMQEDVPLVIPEVNADHLPLLENQSWRKQSGGYIVTNPNCSAIGLVLALKPLEERFGIESIFVSTMQAVSGAGYPGVASLDILGNVVPYIKSEEEKMQEETLKLLGSLKGSRIESLAAKISAHCNRVPVEDGHTESVSVKLRKPATREEILAAWGDFKPLAGQNLPTAPAQPIEFVSADDRPQPRLDRMRGNGMASTVGRLRPCPLLDWKFTVLSHNTIRGAAGAALLNAELLVSLGKLDPVAVTA from the coding sequence ATGCGGCGGCAGAAAATCGGCATTCTTGGCGCGACCGGGATGGTCGGCCAGCGTTTCATTCAGCTCCTTGAGCATCATCCGTGGTTCGAAATAGCGTGGCTTGCGGCCAGCGACAAGTCGAGCGGCAAGAGCTATGGCGATGCCGTGAAATGGAAGCTCGACACCACGCTGCCTGCGCACATTGCGAAGATGCCGGTGTCACCCGCGACACCTGAAGGTGCTCCCAAAGTTGTTTTTGCCGCACTCGATTCGGATATTGCCCGAGATCTGGAACCGAAGTTTGCTGCCGCCGGCTGCGCTGTTATCTCCAACTCCAGCGCCTTCCGCATGCAGGAAGATGTGCCGCTCGTGATTCCCGAGGTAAACGCCGATCATCTGCCACTGCTCGAAAATCAGAGCTGGCGCAAACAGTCGGGTGGATACATCGTTACGAATCCAAACTGCTCTGCGATCGGCCTCGTACTGGCGCTGAAGCCGCTTGAGGAGCGCTTCGGCATCGAATCGATCTTCGTCAGCACCATGCAGGCGGTGAGCGGCGCGGGCTATCCGGGCGTAGCTTCGCTTGATATTCTCGGCAACGTCGTTCCCTACATCAAGAGCGAAGAAGAGAAGATGCAGGAAGAAACGCTAAAGCTGCTGGGTTCGCTTAAGGGGAGCCGGATCGAATCCCTGGCTGCAAAAATCTCAGCGCATTGCAATCGCGTTCCTGTCGAAGATGGTCACACGGAAAGCGTTAGCGTCAAGCTGCGCAAGCCTGCGACGAGGGAAGAGATTCTGGCTGCATGGGGCGACTTCAAGCCTCTTGCTGGGCAGAACTTGCCTACTGCTCCGGCACAGCCGATTGAATTCGTCTCAGCGGATGATCGTCCGCAGCCGCGCCTCGACCGGATGCGCGGCAACGGCATGGCTTCGACGGTTGGAAGGTTACGACCTTGTCCACTGCTGGACTGGAAGTTCACGGTGCTCTCGCACAATACGATTCGCGGAGCGGCCGGAGCCGCACTGCTGAATGCAGAGTTGCTCGTGTCGCTTGGGAAGCTAGATCCGGTGGCGGTCACGGCATGA